GATAATAAAATGGGGATTTTACAATTCAGCAAGTAAAATGGCACATTGGCACCAGAGAATGGCAAGAATCTTTTACCATGGTATGTTATACGCATTTCAATTCCTCTAAAATAAAGGAAAGTGGAGTTAGGTAAACAGAAAAATGACAGAGATCTTGGTAAGGTACACGAACACACTTATATCAGACACTTGATAATCCAGCTAAATGAATTGAAACCTTAAGGACCTGAGAGCAACTAAAATCGGCTTTGCTATGTATTAAGGCaaattttaaactaaataaaatcaatTGCTATAACATTGCCTCCAATCCTCATTCCTCAATACAAAACATGGTCTAAAAAATCTGcataataataaaaaggaaaattattttgacatacCCTAAATGCAGGCTGGTAGTCAGCGGGAGCTCCACCCTTTTCGCCTCCAAATTCACCAGGTGGACCTCTTGGACCAGAACGATAACCATCCCTATCACCAAACCTTGGCCTATCACCCTCAAACCTTGGTGGTCCACTGCAAAATACAAAGGAAGGTGCATCAAAATCAATTGAATCACTCAAGagaaatttttatttcaatcaAGCTACATATAAGGTTGTGAAAGTTACCGGGGTCTATCGCCTGGAGGTCCACCCATGGGACGACCAAGGGGCTTGGCGGACTTCTTCAACGTGGCAGGGACAATTTCAGAAGGAAGATTGAGGTAAGTCCTGAGGAACTCAATGCCATCATTGGTGAGATACCAATAGTAGTGCATCCAAGCAAAGGTCTCGCGCACATACTCCTTCGACTTAAAGCTCTGCATCAGCTTAATCACTTGTAGGTTTGGCACATCAATGTTTGGATGTTTTGCCAAGTTGTAGTCCTTCTTCGCAAAACATACTCCCTCTACAACGCCGTAAATGTAAAATTCACGATAAATACCAACATCATTTCAACAATCTCTGAAAGCATCAACACATAAGAAACCATaaagaaat
This Solanum dulcamara chromosome 1, daSolDulc1.2, whole genome shotgun sequence DNA region includes the following protein-coding sequences:
- the LOC129882554 gene encoding 40S ribosomal protein S10-1-like, with protein sequence MIIPEKNRREISKYLFQEGVCFAKKDYNLAKHPNIDVPNLQVIKLMQSFKSKEYVRETFAWMHYYWYLTNDGIEFLRTYLNLPSEIVPATLKKSAKPLGRPMGGPPGDRPRGPPRFEGDRPRFGDRDGYRSGPRGPPGEFGGEKGGAPADYQPAFRGGGGRPGFGRGSGGFGGAPPSSSS